One genomic window of Bradyrhizobium sp. B124 includes the following:
- a CDS encoding ABC transporter ATP-binding protein produces MRGIAAHLLSAAIRQWATMLELHAISKRFGAIVVADAIDLTLSSGEALGVIGPNGAGKSTLFNLITGLLRPDAGRIVLDGVDITALSPEARCRAGIGRSFQIPQPFDHLSVFENLAVAAQFGGGLSEADAVQHCGRMLDLTGLEAKANRLAGSLPLLDRKRLELARALATKPRTLLLDEIAGGLTDAECHELVETIRTIHAEGVGIIWIEHVVHALLAVVQRLVVLNFGKVVAQGVPAEVMRSREVETIYMGVPA; encoded by the coding sequence TGGCATTGCCGCGCATCTTCTCTCTGCCGCAATCAGACAGTGGGCGACCATGCTCGAACTCCATGCCATCTCGAAAAGGTTCGGCGCCATCGTCGTTGCCGATGCGATCGACCTGACGCTCTCCTCCGGCGAGGCGCTGGGCGTGATCGGGCCGAACGGCGCCGGCAAATCGACGCTGTTCAACCTGATCACCGGGCTGCTGCGGCCGGATGCCGGCCGCATTGTGCTCGACGGCGTCGACATCACGGCTCTCTCTCCCGAAGCACGCTGCCGGGCGGGCATCGGGCGCTCGTTCCAGATCCCGCAGCCGTTCGATCACCTCTCGGTGTTCGAGAACCTTGCGGTCGCCGCCCAATTCGGTGGCGGCCTCTCGGAGGCCGATGCGGTCCAGCATTGCGGCCGCATGCTTGATCTGACGGGGCTCGAAGCCAAGGCCAATCGGCTCGCCGGCAGCCTGCCGCTGCTCGATCGCAAGCGGCTCGAGCTGGCGCGGGCGCTCGCCACCAAGCCACGCACGCTGCTGCTCGACGAGATCGCAGGCGGTCTCACCGATGCCGAATGTCATGAGCTGGTCGAGACCATCCGCACCATCCACGCCGAAGGTGTCGGCATCATCTGGATCGAGCATGTCGTGCACGCGCTGCTCGCGGTGGTGCAGCGCCTGGTGGTCCTGAACTTCGGCAAGGTGGTCGCGCAAGGCGTGCCG